One part of the Pseudoliparis swirei isolate HS2019 ecotype Mariana Trench chromosome 6, NWPU_hadal_v1, whole genome shotgun sequence genome encodes these proteins:
- the fezf1 gene encoding fez family zinc finger protein 1 yields the protein MDGPLRRPAGLLGSPPASGSQPAGSDALTSGKPLAFSIDRIMARTPEPRSIPGPVPVPSWFQSAPAGKPDACPSSLHCMIPLVPLGYEPGHRLSLAALDPGHFDAATLAAPADFLGFGLSHKSAHQDPASCPVAAGQYKLFRPRVVNQSSSFPTVGTVCYLNCGGGDVGACAPGPAGLVNLHPMASYLLSARHKAFMAEKSKPGPGPAGDRYPGSGAQAFKELAQSQIQIQNYMKERDQILTDKIFKGSAAVAAAARLSGACPGSKPKVFTCEVCGKVFNAHYNLTRHMPVHTGARPFVCKVCGKGFRQASTLCRHKIIHTQEKPHKCNQCGKAFNRSSTLNTHTRIHAGYKPFVCEFCGKGFHQKGNYKNHKLTHSGEKQFKCSVCNKAFHQVYNLTFHMHTHNDKKPFTCPTCGKGFCRNFDLKKHIRKLHDLASNETPPRSSSSSFTSLVRLSSSFDFTLRIIEKNPEKTSCLMIFILNCATCY from the exons ATGGACGGTCCCCTCCGCCGCCCAGCGGGGCTCCTCGGCTCCCCCCCGGCTTCTGGGAGCCAGCCCGCGGGCTCCGACGCGCTCACCTCCGGAAAGCCGCTCGCTTTCTCCATTGACCGGATTATGGCGCGGACGCCCGAGCCCCGGTCGATACCgggcccggtcccggtccccaGCTGGTTCCAGTCCGCTCCCGCGGGGAAACCCGACGCGTGCCCGTCCTCGCTGCACTGCATGATCCCGCTGGTGCCGCTCGGCTACGAGCCGGGTCACCGGCTCAGCCTCGCGGCGCTGGACCCGGGACACTTCGACGCGGCGACCCTCGCGGCTCCCGCGGACTTTTTGGGCTTCGGCTTGAGCCACAAGAGCGCGCACCAGGACCCCGCGTCGTGCCCGGTCGCCGCGGGCCAGTACAAGCTGTTCCGGCCGCGCGTGGTGAACcagtcctcctccttccccaccGTGGGCACCGTGTGCTACCTGAACTGCGGCGGCGGGGACGTGGGCGCGTGCGCGCCGGGCCCCGCCGGCCTGGTGAACCTGCACCCCATGGCCTCGTACCTGCTCAGCGCGCGCCACAAAGCCTTCATGGCGGAGAAGAGCAAGCCGGGCCCGGGGCCAGCCGGGGACCGGTACCCGGGGTCCGGCGCGCAGGCCTTCAAGGAGCTGGCCCAGAGCCAGATCCAGATCCAGAACTACATGAAGGAGCGAGACCAGATCCTCACGGACAAGATCTTCAAGGGGTccgcggcggtggcggcggccgcGCGGCTGAGCGGCGCGTGCCCGGGCAGCAAGCCCAAAGTGTTCACCTGCGAGGTCTGCGGCAAG GTGTTTAACGCGCACTACAACCTGACGCGCCACATGCCCGTGCACACGGGCGCGCGGCCGTTCGTGTGCAAAGTGTGCGGCAAAGGGTTCCGGCAGGCGAGCACGCTGTGCCGCCACAAGATCATCCACACGCAG GAAAAGCCTCACAAGTGTAACCAGTGCGGGAAAGCCTTCAACCGCAGCTCCACGCtcaacacgcacacgcgcatcCACGCGGGATACAAGCCGTTCGTGTGCGAGTTCTGCGGGAAAGGATTCCACCAGAAAG GGAACTACAAGAACCACAAGCTGACGCACAGCGGCGAGAAGCAGTTCAAGTGCTCCGTGTGCAACAAGGCATTCCACCAGGTGTACAACCTCACCttccacatgcacacgcacaacgACAAGAAGCCCTTCACCTGCCCCACCTGTGGGAAGGGCTTCTGCCGGAACTTTGACCTGAAGAAGCACATCCGGAAGCTGCACGACCTG GCCTCAAATGAaactcctcctcgctcctcttcctcctccttcacgtcTCTGGTCCGTCTTTCGTCTTCTTTTGATTTCACTCTCAGGATTATTGAAAAAAACCCAGAAAAAACTAGTTGTttaatgatatttattttaaattgtgctacttgttattaa